A genomic stretch from Bifidobacterium sp. ESL0769 includes:
- a CDS encoding PspC domain-containing protein: MSNNTFGHGSQQPNNMSNPVPSRHDKIDRFFAWIRGSGLMRGNNRWIAGVCDGIAVRYGLSPVFVRAVVAASTLVCGFGAAFYAAAWVLLPDCRDGRISGEELVYGQWQWSLLGPIIFMIIAFCFPGIGVLLAIVAVAVLLIMINSLANKAQQQRGAAYANNGPGQQGQYQGQYQARAQSPQGQYQARPQQPQGPSQAGPIPYAPSGSANPTFYGSANSAPYAAQPWPQTQGNLQAGNQGAQENQGNNEATFREQNGVNPGDRMEDADVNVREDNSDAKPNSSDDHIDNVDSSGTGTGQNHFDDGGQTYSVDARNPQNGAWNGHQNAFGFNGRPSAQSWASPFAAGTAQESAAPPTYMAEPTQPYQQSQAQSAVRSWGSRRARRKPAGFVIVLLALGVILLSGALVAIQCFNNGGYISTVFQYGTYWIGGVLLGLGVLIAILGLTGHRAGGLHPLVWIAAFVAVVFVIGDIGYSTVLTSMEQTNTTYHHVNLSGFKAIDGSDDQQFSKLEQGIAVKGERLDDQALNIDMSDYAKTHGTHKITLVDGTTVESGCPTGTIKLTAQQATVFITLPAGCSYGLTTDYSDLGPNGLSDAERGLTSAGYPLNTGIGTRSLGTGYVALRRGEAIEVFGSSRELIASDSRYRDEKEYQWATDMQKLPKSSVELRIEAPAVVEGRVTVQYPEESTVPSYAQFAKGKTDGTWRR, encoded by the coding sequence CATTCGGTCACGGCTCCCAACAGCCGAATAATATGAGCAACCCCGTTCCGTCTCGGCACGACAAGATCGACCGTTTCTTCGCATGGATTCGCGGCAGCGGGCTGATGCGCGGCAACAACCGCTGGATCGCAGGCGTATGCGACGGCATTGCGGTGCGTTATGGGCTGAGTCCTGTTTTCGTGCGTGCGGTGGTCGCCGCCTCCACGCTGGTCTGCGGTTTCGGTGCGGCATTCTACGCGGCGGCGTGGGTGTTGCTGCCGGATTGCCGTGACGGCAGGATTTCCGGCGAGGAACTGGTTTATGGCCAATGGCAATGGTCATTGCTTGGTCCAATTATTTTCATGATCATCGCGTTCTGTTTCCCGGGTATCGGCGTGCTGCTGGCCATCGTCGCGGTGGCGGTACTGCTGATTATGATCAACAGCCTTGCGAACAAGGCGCAGCAGCAGCGCGGAGCCGCTTACGCGAACAACGGGCCAGGGCAACAAGGTCAATATCAGGGTCAGTATCAAGCACGCGCGCAGTCTCCGCAAGGCCAATATCAAGCTCGCCCACAGCAGCCGCAAGGTCCATCTCAGGCCGGTCCGATACCTTATGCCCCTTCTGGCAGCGCAAATCCGACTTTTTATGGAAGCGCGAATTCTGCGCCGTACGCTGCGCAACCTTGGCCGCAAACGCAGGGTAATCTGCAAGCTGGAAACCAAGGAGCGCAAGAAAACCAAGGAAACAACGAGGCGACGTTTCGCGAACAGAATGGCGTGAACCCGGGCGATCGTATGGAAGATGCCGATGTGAACGTGCGTGAGGATAATTCCGACGCGAAGCCGAATTCGTCGGATGACCATATCGATAACGTTGATTCCAGCGGTACCGGAACGGGTCAGAACCACTTTGACGATGGAGGTCAGACCTATTCAGTCGATGCCCGGAACCCTCAAAATGGAGCTTGGAATGGGCATCAAAACGCTTTCGGCTTCAACGGCCGGCCTTCCGCGCAATCCTGGGCTTCGCCGTTTGCCGCTGGTACAGCGCAGGAATCCGCCGCTCCTCCTACTTATATGGCCGAACCGACGCAGCCTTATCAACAGAGCCAGGCGCAAAGTGCGGTAAGGTCGTGGGGGTCAAGGCGCGCGCGACGCAAGCCGGCCGGATTCGTGATCGTCTTGCTTGCGCTCGGTGTCATCCTTCTTTCAGGAGCACTTGTTGCAATACAATGCTTCAACAATGGCGGCTATATCAGCACCGTCTTCCAATATGGGACGTACTGGATTGGCGGGGTGTTGCTGGGTTTGGGCGTGCTCATCGCCATCCTTGGCCTGACCGGGCATCGCGCCGGAGGGCTGCATCCCTTGGTCTGGATAGCGGCGTTCGTGGCGGTCGTGTTCGTCATTGGCGATATCGGCTATTCGACTGTATTGACCAGTATGGAACAAACGAACACTACGTATCATCATGTCAATCTCAGCGGCTTCAAAGCTATTGACGGCAGCGATGACCAGCAATTCAGCAAGCTTGAGCAAGGAATTGCTGTTAAGGGGGAAAGGCTTGATGATCAGGCACTCAATATTGATATGAGTGACTATGCCAAGACCCATGGCACTCATAAGATCACTCTCGTGGATGGCACCACTGTCGAATCTGGCTGCCCGACCGGTACGATCAAGTTGACGGCGCAGCAGGCCACGGTATTCATTACATTGCCTGCAGGCTGTTCATATGGGCTTACTACCGATTACTCGGATTTGGGGCCAAATGGCCTTAGCGATGCCGAGAGAGGCCTCACAAGCGCGGGATATCCGTTGAATACTGGTATCGGTACCAGATCTCTGGGCACTGGCTATGTGGCGTTGCGGCGCGGAGAGGCAATCGAGGTTTTCGGTTCCAGCCGTGAGCTCATCGCCTCTGATAGCAGGTATCGAGATGAAAAGGAATATCAATGGGCCACGGATATGCAAAAGTTGCCAAAGAGCAGTGTCGAGCTTCGCATTGAGGCGCCAGCTGTTGTTGAAGGCCGCGTGACGGTGCAATATCCCGAGGAAAGTACGGTGCCAAGTTATGCGCAATTCGCCAAAGGCAAGACTGACGGAACATGGAGGCGATGA